One window of Cryptobacterium curtum DSM 15641 genomic DNA carries:
- a CDS encoding zinc ribbon domain-containing protein yields the protein MSDLMSQFMTPQVQSALFVFIMLLVILYVLVVVWVARDAYQRGAVWWAWSIVALVPLVGVIAYLLLRPSLLEMDRSEQELEIALKQRELMKYGECANCGYPVQADYIICPNCHAHLKDLCSNCHHALDPAWTVCPYCGQPQR from the coding sequence ATGTCCGATCTGATGTCACAATTCATGACCCCGCAGGTACAGAGTGCACTATTTGTATTCATTATGCTGCTCGTGATTCTCTACGTTTTGGTTGTCGTGTGGGTTGCCCGCGATGCGTATCAGCGCGGTGCTGTCTGGTGGGCATGGTCCATTGTCGCCCTTGTTCCACTGGTGGGTGTGATTGCTTACTTGCTGTTGCGTCCCTCGCTGCTTGAAATGGATCGCTCCGAACAAGAGCTTGAGATTGCCTTGAAGCAGCGCGAGCTTATGAAATATGGTGAATGCGCAAATTGTGGCTATCCGGTACAAGCTGATTACATCATCTGCCCCAATTGCCATGCTCATCTGAAGGACTTATGTTCCAATTGCCATCATGCGCTTGATCCGGCTTGGACGGTTTGTCCGTATTGCGGTCAGCCGCAACGATAA
- a CDS encoding DUF1304 domain-containing protein, whose protein sequence is MSPYIIGLAIIVAAEHLYIMYLETFATTSERTAGVFGMEVSELKRPAVFTLFKNQGIYNGLLAALILLAAFVFPSQTALSCLFAYIVLVAIYGAYSSSPKIVLMQGGPAILGFIATLLLH, encoded by the coding sequence ATGTCGCCTTATATCATCGGATTGGCTATTATCGTGGCAGCCGAGCATTTGTACATTATGTATCTTGAAACATTTGCGACCACCTCCGAACGTACGGCGGGCGTATTCGGCATGGAGGTAAGCGAACTGAAGCGCCCGGCGGTTTTCACGCTCTTTAAGAACCAAGGCATCTACAATGGATTGCTTGCGGCGCTTATTCTGCTGGCAGCGTTTGTTTTTCCCAGCCAAACAGCACTTTCTTGCTTGTTTGCTTACATTGTGCTGGTCGCAATATACGGGGCCTATAGCAGTAGCCCCAAGATCGTTCTGATGCAGGGTGGACCAGCTATTCTTGGCTTTATTGCCACGTTGCTTTTGCATTAG